In the genome of Palaemon carinicauda isolate YSFRI2023 chromosome 13, ASM3689809v2, whole genome shotgun sequence, one region contains:
- the LOC137651881 gene encoding uncharacterized protein, with product MSSFSPSSNCQTLQTPCSSFSLSSVSSYSSSSSYSTYHPNYRPLIRRPSPRGQSLRCSRRLFESFKENLPPPLVQSSPKDGKRTVSRDNASKAKISFFIEGLPPRKALRPQFRVLRCLDIGKYPENVDKGRSSFKEPLNDSNLDILRIKSKISEAASKSLADEGKPSSCSSPKPDIDLSIPCIVINDQKWKCEDECATLECEPIRI from the exons ATGTCCTCCTTTAGTCCATCAAGCAACTGCCAAACACTTCAAACTCCTTGCTCCTCCTTTTCCCTGTCCTCCGTCTCTTCCTACTCGTCCTCCTCATCCTACTCGACCTACCATCCTAACTATCGACCTCTGATACGTCGACCGTCCCCCAGAGGTCAATCCTTGAGATGCAGCCGACGGCTTTTCGAGTCCTTCAAGGAGAACCTCCCTCCTCCTCTCGTTCAGAGCTCGCCTAAGGACGGGAAGCGGACAGTGTCTAGGGACAATGCTTCCAAGGCGAAGATTTCCTTTTTCATCGAAGGACTTCCGCCTCGAAAGGCCCTGAGGCCACAATTCAGAGTCCTTCGATGTTTGGATATTGGGAAATATCCTGAGAATGTTGATAAAGG ACGATCATCTTTCAAAGAGCCATTAAACGATTCCAACCTGGACATCTTGCGTATCAAAAGCAAGATTTCGGAAGCAGCCTCTAAATCTTTGGCAGACGAAGGCAAACCATCGAGTTGCAGTTCTCCGAAACCAGACATTGATCTCTCGATTCCTTGCATCGTGATCAACGACCAAAAATGGAAGTGTGAAGATGAATGTGCCACTTTGGAATGTGAACCTATCCGGATCTGA